In candidate division WOR-3 bacterium, the genomic window GTGATCCCAAAATTTCTGTGTGTTATGCCCCAAGGGTCTCATTATTGCCAAAAATGGTAAAAATGGTGAACAGGTCCGTGCCCATGACCCAAAGAGTAATTTGAGCCTTCTTTGATGGCGCGATCTACGTATTCTTTTGCTTTTTTCAGAGCTTCATTTATCGGCAAACCTTTGGCGAGAAAAGAAGCTATGGCAGATGAGAGAGTACAGCCTGTGCCGTGTGTGTTCTGAGTCGGTATTTTTTTTGTTTTAAAAGTCAAAACCTGATCATCTTCTGCGTTGTAAAATACATCTTCTATTTCCTCTTCCTCTATATGCCCTGCTTTGAGCATCACTGAAACTTTACCGTCCATAGAAAGGGTTCTTGCTGCCTTTCGAATTTTCTCGTGTGAATCGATATTTTCGCCGAGCAATATTTCACCTTCCGGTATATTCGGAGTTATGACCCTCGACATCGGTATCAAAACATTCTTTAAAGTTTCAATGGCTTCGTCTTGTAGGAGTTTATCGCCGGAGGTCGCCACCATTACTGGATCGAGGACGATGTCTTTTATGGAATAGCTTTGGAGGGTTTCTGCCACTGTAATTATGACATCAGAAGAATGCAGCATTCCAATTTTTACTGCGTCTGTCCCTATATCGTCGAGGACTGATTTTATTTGTTGGGCTATGACCTCTTTTGGAACAGTGAATACCGATTGAACCCCTAGCGTGTTTTGGACTGTTATGGCGGTAATAGCTGTCATAGCGTAACATCCGCAAGCCGATATAGTTTTTATGTCTGCTTGAATGCCTGCTCCTCCGCCGGAGTCGCTTCCTGCTATCGTCAATACTTTTTTATATGTATTTTTCACAAAACACTCCATAGGGCGAC contains:
- the thiD gene encoding bifunctional hydroxymethylpyrimidine kinase/phosphomethylpyrimidine kinase; translated protein: MECFVKNTYKKVLTIAGSDSGGGAGIQADIKTISACGCYAMTAITAITVQNTLGVQSVFTVPKEVIAQQIKSVLDDIGTDAVKIGMLHSSDVIITVAETLQSYSIKDIVLDPVMVATSGDKLLQDEAIETLKNVLIPMSRVITPNIPEGEILLGENIDSHEKIRKAARTLSMDGKVSVMLKAGHIEEEEIEDVFYNAEDDQVLTFKTKKIPTQNTHGTGCTLSSAIASFLAKGLPINEALKKAKEYVDRAIKEGSNYSLGHGHGPVHHFYHFWQ